The Burkholderia cepacia genome includes a region encoding these proteins:
- the radA gene encoding DNA repair protein RadA — protein MAKQKTVYVCSECGGQTPKWQGQCPSCQAWNTLVESIPDAPSAHRFQSLAKRAPVQRLVDIEAADVPRFSTGIGEFDRVLGGGLVPGGVVLIGGDPGIGKSTLLLQSLADIASERRALYISGEESAAQIALRAQRLALLDGGAPADELKLLAEIQLEKIQAAIDTERPDVAVIDSIQTVYSEALTSAPGSVAQVRECAAQLTRIAKQSGTAIIMVGHVTKEGNLAGPRVLEHIVDTVLYFEGDTHSSFRLVRAFKNRFGAVNELGVFAMTERGLRGVANPSALFLSQHEQVVPGSCVLVTQEGTRPLLVEVQALVDTAHVPNPRRLAVGLEQNRLAMLLAVLHRHAGIACFDQDVFLNAVGGVKITEPAADLAVLLAIHSSMRNKALPKGLIVFGEVGLAGEIRPSPRGQERLREAAKLGFTSALIPKANAPKQPIEGLNVMAVDRLEQAIDRVRGLE, from the coding sequence GTGGCCAAACAGAAAACTGTATACGTCTGCAGCGAGTGCGGCGGACAGACCCCGAAGTGGCAAGGGCAGTGCCCGTCGTGCCAGGCCTGGAATACGCTCGTCGAATCGATTCCTGACGCGCCGTCGGCCCATCGTTTCCAGTCGCTCGCGAAGCGGGCGCCGGTACAGCGTCTCGTCGACATCGAAGCAGCCGACGTGCCGCGCTTCTCCACCGGCATCGGCGAATTCGACCGCGTGCTCGGCGGCGGGCTCGTGCCGGGCGGCGTCGTACTGATCGGCGGCGACCCGGGTATCGGCAAATCGACGCTGCTGCTGCAGTCGCTCGCGGACATCGCGAGCGAGCGGCGCGCGCTCTATATCAGCGGCGAGGAATCGGCCGCGCAGATCGCGTTGCGCGCGCAACGGCTTGCGCTGCTCGACGGCGGTGCGCCGGCGGACGAACTGAAGCTGCTCGCCGAGATCCAGCTCGAGAAGATCCAGGCCGCGATCGACACCGAACGGCCGGACGTGGCCGTGATCGACTCGATCCAGACCGTCTATTCGGAAGCGCTCACGTCGGCCCCCGGCTCCGTCGCGCAGGTGCGCGAATGCGCGGCGCAGCTCACACGCATCGCGAAGCAGTCGGGCACCGCGATCATCATGGTCGGGCACGTGACGAAGGAAGGCAACCTGGCCGGCCCGCGCGTGCTCGAGCATATCGTCGACACCGTGCTGTACTTCGAAGGCGACACGCACTCGTCGTTCCGGCTCGTGCGCGCGTTCAAGAACCGCTTCGGCGCGGTCAACGAGCTCGGCGTGTTCGCGATGACGGAGCGCGGGCTGCGCGGCGTCGCGAATCCGTCCGCCCTGTTCCTGTCGCAGCACGAGCAGGTCGTGCCCGGCTCGTGCGTGCTCGTGACACAGGAAGGCACGCGCCCGCTGCTCGTCGAAGTGCAGGCGCTCGTCGACACCGCGCACGTGCCGAACCCGCGCCGGCTCGCGGTCGGCCTCGAACAGAACCGGCTCGCGATGCTGCTCGCGGTGCTGCACCGACATGCGGGCATCGCGTGCTTCGACCAGGACGTGTTCCTCAATGCGGTGGGCGGCGTGAAGATCACCGAGCCGGCCGCCGACCTCGCGGTGCTGCTCGCGATCCATTCGTCGATGCGCAACAAGGCGCTGCCGAAGGGGCTGATCGTGTTCGGCGAAGTCGGGCTGGCGGGCGAGATCCGGCCGTCGCCGCGCGGGCAGGAGCGGCTGCGCGAGGCCGCGAAGCTCGGTTTCACGTCGGCGCTGATCCCGAAGGCGAACGCGCCGAAGCAGCCGATCGAAGGGCTGAACGTGATGGCCGTCGATCGGCTCGAGCAGGCGATCGACCGCGTGCGCGGGCTCGAATGA
- a CDS encoding DUF2866 domain-containing protein has product MLKQYGQALDRGVYNLRGCRVSEPIRQPWGGGCRIVEWIDEEGRLARKVVSEDVTEAEVAAAIRRPTEGRRHLMGDDEQMPRDTLPRR; this is encoded by the coding sequence ATGTTGAAACAGTACGGGCAAGCGCTGGACCGAGGCGTTTACAACCTGCGCGGCTGTCGCGTGTCGGAGCCGATTCGCCAACCCTGGGGCGGTGGATGCCGGATCGTCGAGTGGATCGACGAAGAGGGGCGCCTCGCGCGCAAGGTCGTGTCCGAGGACGTGACGGAAGCGGAAGTCGCTGCCGCGATCCGGCGGCCGACCGAAGGGCGCCGGCACCTGATGGGCGACGACGAGCAGATGCCGCGCGATACGCTGCCGCGACGCTGA
- a CDS encoding ATP-binding cassette domain-containing protein, translating into MIRFNQFSLARGTKPLFESTSFVLNPGEKAGLIGANGAGKSTLFSVLRGELHSDGGDFSMPPSWRIAHVSQETPAVDRSALDYTLDGDAALREIEARIAAASAAHDGAAEADAHAAFADADGYTAPARAEALLLGLGFTLAQTRESVASFSGGWRMRLNLAQALMCRSDLLLLDEPTNHLDLDAIVWLEDWLHRYPGTLVVISHDREFLDSICNVTLHLENRQVKRYGGNYSQFEVLRAQQLALQQSAYEKQQKTIEHLQSFVDRFKAKATKAKQAQSRMKALEKMELIAPAHIASPFTFEFRTPDAAPNPMMVMEDVRCGYHADGGAEIPIVERVALSIQNGQRIGLLGANGQGKSTLIKTLAGTLAPLSGHVRDGKGLTIGYFAQHQLETLREDDSPLAHLARLAPDTREQELRDFLGGFNFSGDMATSPVGPFSGGEKARLALALIIWQKPNLLLLDEPTNHLDLETRHALTMALAQFEGTLILVSHDRHLLRATTDQFMLVAKHRLQPFDGDLDDYRDWLLQHAAEQRAAAKADSAASSGAGAAANRKDQKRQAAEERQRLSVLKKPLQTRITRLEKEMETLHAEKARLDAFVADPASYEAERKTELTDAIRKLGDVNTRLETVEADWLAAQEELEQIG; encoded by the coding sequence GTGATCCGTTTCAATCAGTTCAGCCTTGCGCGCGGCACCAAGCCGCTGTTCGAGTCGACCTCCTTCGTGCTCAATCCCGGCGAGAAAGCCGGCCTGATCGGCGCGAACGGCGCCGGCAAGTCGACGCTGTTCTCGGTCCTGCGCGGCGAGCTGCACTCCGACGGCGGCGATTTCTCGATGCCGCCGTCGTGGCGGATCGCCCACGTGTCGCAGGAAACGCCCGCCGTCGACCGCTCGGCGCTCGACTACACGCTCGACGGCGACGCCGCGCTGCGTGAGATCGAGGCGCGCATCGCCGCCGCCTCCGCCGCGCATGACGGCGCCGCCGAAGCCGACGCGCACGCGGCGTTCGCCGACGCCGACGGCTACACCGCGCCGGCCCGTGCCGAGGCGCTGCTGCTCGGTCTAGGCTTCACGCTCGCGCAGACGCGCGAATCCGTCGCCAGTTTCTCCGGCGGCTGGCGCATGCGCCTGAATCTCGCGCAGGCGCTGATGTGCCGCTCCGACCTGCTGCTGCTCGACGAACCGACGAACCACCTCGACCTCGACGCGATCGTCTGGCTCGAAGACTGGCTGCACCGCTACCCCGGCACGCTCGTCGTGATTTCGCACGACCGCGAATTCCTCGATTCGATCTGCAATGTCACGCTGCACCTGGAAAACCGCCAGGTGAAGCGCTACGGCGGCAACTACTCGCAGTTCGAAGTGCTGCGCGCGCAGCAACTGGCGCTGCAGCAAAGCGCTTATGAAAAGCAGCAGAAGACGATCGAGCACCTGCAGAGCTTCGTCGACCGCTTCAAGGCCAAGGCGACCAAGGCCAAGCAGGCGCAGAGCCGGATGAAGGCGCTCGAGAAGATGGAGCTGATCGCGCCCGCGCACATCGCGTCGCCGTTCACGTTCGAATTCCGCACGCCCGATGCCGCGCCGAACCCGATGATGGTGATGGAAGACGTCCGCTGCGGCTACCACGCCGACGGCGGAGCGGAGATCCCGATCGTCGAGCGCGTCGCGCTGTCGATCCAGAACGGCCAGCGCATCGGCCTGCTCGGCGCGAACGGCCAGGGCAAGTCGACGCTGATCAAGACGCTGGCCGGCACGCTCGCGCCGCTGTCGGGGCACGTCCGCGACGGCAAGGGGCTGACGATCGGCTATTTCGCGCAGCACCAGCTCGAAACGCTGCGTGAGGACGATTCGCCGCTCGCGCATCTGGCGCGGCTCGCGCCCGACACGCGCGAGCAGGAACTGCGCGACTTCCTCGGCGGCTTCAACTTCTCGGGCGACATGGCAACCAGCCCGGTCGGGCCGTTTTCGGGCGGCGAAAAGGCACGCCTCGCGCTCGCGCTGATCATCTGGCAAAAGCCGAACCTGCTGCTGCTCGACGAACCGACCAACCACCTCGACCTCGAAACGCGCCATGCGCTGACGATGGCGCTCGCGCAGTTCGAGGGCACGCTGATCCTCGTCTCGCACGACCGCCACCTGCTGCGCGCGACGACCGACCAGTTCATGCTGGTCGCGAAGCACCGGCTGCAGCCGTTCGACGGCGACCTCGACGACTACCGCGACTGGCTGCTGCAGCACGCGGCCGAGCAGCGCGCCGCCGCGAAGGCGGACAGCGCAGCTTCGTCGGGCGCGGGTGCCGCGGCCAACCGCAAGGACCAGAAACGTCAGGCCGCCGAGGAACGGCAGCGCTTGTCGGTGCTGAAGAAGCCGCTGCAGACGCGCATCACCAGGCTCGAAAAGGAAATGGAGACGCTGCACGCGGAGAAGGCGCGCCTCGACGCATTCGTCGCCGATCCGGCGAGCTACGAAGCCGAGCGCAAGACGGAGCTGACCGATGCGATCCGCAAGCTCGGGGACGTCAACACGCGTCTCGAGACGGTCGAGGCCGACTGGCTTGCCGCGCAGGAAGAGCTCGAGCAGATCGGCTGA
- the rimI gene encoding ribosomal protein S18-alanine N-acetyltransferase: MTGVLLSDRYLAPMTDADLDEVVAIEHVAYEFPWSRGNFEDSLRNGYLGVCLRHVTGSLVGYCVLMPVVDEMHLLNLCVAPAAQRAGAGLALLREAVRISRAERLDGVLLEVRPSNPRAIHLYERFGFVTIGRRKNYYPAKHHSREDAIVMRLTLNKDEGDAHGMG, translated from the coding sequence ATGACGGGCGTCCTGCTGAGCGACCGCTACCTGGCGCCGATGACGGACGCCGATCTCGACGAGGTCGTCGCGATCGAGCACGTCGCGTACGAGTTCCCATGGAGCCGCGGCAACTTCGAGGACTCGTTGCGCAACGGCTATCTCGGCGTGTGCCTGCGGCACGTGACGGGTTCGCTCGTCGGCTATTGCGTGCTGATGCCCGTGGTCGACGAGATGCACCTGCTGAACCTGTGCGTCGCACCGGCCGCGCAGCGTGCGGGCGCGGGCCTTGCGCTGCTGCGCGAGGCCGTGCGCATTTCGCGCGCGGAGCGGCTCGACGGCGTGCTGCTCGAGGTGCGGCCGTCCAATCCGCGCGCGATCCATCTGTACGAGCGCTTCGGCTTCGTGACGATCGGCCGGCGCAAGAATTACTACCCGGCGAAGCATCACAGCCGGGAAGACGCGATCGTGATGCGTCTGACGCTGAACAAGGATGAGGGGGACGCGCATGGCATGGGCTGA
- the alr gene encoding alanine racemase: MPRPISATIHTAALANNLSVVRRFAGPSKVWAVVKANAYGHGLARVFPGLRGTDGFGLLDLDEAVKLRELGWAGPILLLEGFFRSTDIDVIDRYSLTTTVHNDEQMRMLETARLSKPVNVQLKMNSGMNRLGYTPEKYRAAWERARACPGIGQITLMTHFSDADNERGVAEQLATFERGAENIAGARSLANSAAVLWHPDTHFDWVRPGIVLYGASPSGLSSDVADTGLKPAMTLASELIAVQTIAKGQAIGYGSTFSAQAPMRIGVVACGYADGYPRVAPEGTPVIVDGIRTRIVGRVSMDMITVDLTPCPQAGVGARVELWGSALPIDDVARHCGTIGYELMCAVAGRVPVRAE, encoded by the coding sequence ATGCCGCGCCCGATCTCCGCCACCATCCACACCGCCGCTCTCGCGAACAATCTCTCCGTCGTCCGCCGTTTTGCCGGCCCGTCCAAGGTCTGGGCGGTCGTCAAGGCCAACGCGTACGGGCACGGTCTTGCCCGCGTGTTTCCGGGCCTGCGCGGCACCGACGGCTTCGGCCTGCTCGACCTCGACGAGGCCGTCAAGCTGCGCGAGCTCGGCTGGGCCGGCCCGATCCTGCTGCTGGAGGGGTTCTTCCGCTCGACCGACATCGACGTGATCGACCGCTACAGCCTGACGACGACCGTCCACAACGACGAGCAGATGCGGATGCTGGAAACGGCGCGGCTGTCGAAGCCCGTCAACGTGCAGCTCAAGATGAACAGCGGGATGAACCGGCTGGGTTACACGCCGGAAAAATACCGCGCGGCCTGGGAGCGCGCCCGCGCGTGCCCCGGCATCGGCCAGATCACGTTGATGACCCATTTTTCGGATGCGGACAACGAACGCGGCGTCGCCGAGCAGCTCGCGACGTTCGAGCGCGGTGCGGAAAACATCGCCGGCGCGCGCAGCCTTGCGAACTCGGCCGCCGTGCTGTGGCATCCGGACACGCATTTCGACTGGGTGCGCCCGGGGATCGTGCTGTACGGCGCGTCGCCGTCGGGGCTGTCGTCCGACGTCGCCGACACGGGGCTGAAGCCGGCGATGACGCTCGCGTCCGAACTGATCGCGGTACAGACGATAGCGAAAGGCCAGGCGATCGGCTATGGCTCGACGTTCTCCGCGCAGGCGCCGATGCGGATCGGCGTGGTCGCGTGCGGTTATGCGGACGGCTATCCGCGGGTCGCGCCCGAAGGCACGCCCGTGATCGTCGACGGCATCCGCACGCGGATCGTCGGTCGCGTGTCGATGGACATGATTACCGTCGACCTGACCCCGTGCCCGCAGGCCGGCGTCGGCGCGCGTGTCGAGTTGTGGGGCAGTGCATTGCCGATCGACGACGTCGCCCGCCATTGCGGCACGATCGGTTACGAGCTGATGTGTGCAGTCGCCGGCCGCGTGCCCGTGCGCGCGGAATAA
- a CDS encoding DUF1853 family protein — protein sequence MTAGAASSFVDTLHDAAVRDLGWLLASPSLLAAAPGAPLAQPWSDAAERAAAQAWLVALDAAPEALHRALEGLRPVRLGRYAECLLEYFLTHGPSLRLVAANLPLRSNGKTLGEVDFLVDTPGGQRLHWELAVKCYLCAPMCDGDAASLADFVGPNLVDRFDRKRARLIEHQLRLSGRDGFALLGYGAPSDAQMFIKGWLFYPHGAPLPRLDGEIAPDHPRGFWLTHAQWPAWAAAQPADAGWAVLPRLAWLAPRRIAAGAGAPEPLAPAHALPAGLSERQAPALIGVYGPAADGAWRETARGFVVPDDWPVRAQAFAAQDH from the coding sequence ATGACAGCCGGCGCGGCGTCTTCGTTCGTCGATACGCTGCATGACGCCGCGGTTCGCGACCTGGGCTGGCTGCTTGCGAGCCCGAGCCTGCTTGCAGCGGCGCCCGGCGCGCCGCTGGCGCAGCCGTGGTCCGATGCCGCCGAGCGGGCGGCCGCGCAAGCGTGGCTGGTCGCGCTCGACGCCGCGCCCGAAGCGCTGCACCGCGCGCTCGAAGGGCTGCGGCCGGTGCGTCTCGGCCGCTACGCGGAATGCCTGCTCGAGTATTTCCTGACGCACGGCCCGTCGCTGCGGCTCGTCGCGGCCAATCTCCCGCTGCGCAGCAACGGCAAGACGCTCGGCGAGGTGGACTTCCTCGTCGATACGCCCGGCGGTCAGCGCCTGCATTGGGAACTCGCGGTGAAGTGCTATTTGTGCGCACCCATGTGCGACGGCGACGCGGCGTCGCTTGCCGACTTCGTCGGCCCCAATCTCGTCGACCGGTTCGACCGCAAGCGCGCCCGCCTGATCGAGCACCAGCTGCGCCTGAGCGGGCGCGACGGATTCGCGCTGCTCGGCTACGGCGCCCCGTCCGACGCACAGATGTTCATCAAGGGATGGCTGTTCTATCCGCACGGCGCGCCGCTGCCGCGGCTCGACGGGGAAATCGCGCCGGATCACCCGCGCGGATTCTGGCTGACGCACGCGCAGTGGCCGGCGTGGGCGGCCGCGCAGCCGGCCGACGCCGGATGGGCGGTGCTGCCGCGGCTCGCGTGGCTCGCGCCGCGCCGCATCGCGGCGGGCGCCGGCGCGCCCGAGCCGCTGGCGCCCGCGCATGCGTTGCCGGCAGGGCTGTCGGAGCGGCAGGCGCCGGCGCTGATCGGCGTATACGGGCCGGCCGCCGACGGCGCGTGGCGCGAGACCGCGCGCGGGTTCGTCGTGCCGGACGACTGGCCGGTGCGCGCGCAGGCGTTCGCGGCGCAGGATCACTGA
- a CDS encoding uracil-DNA glycosylase: MAWAEAALEEMGLAQIWVRRGLHAADAPAAAAQEAVTKAPEAAPVGQAGEGGAARAGAIASEPAASVAVTPAVDAPTRPLPASARADAPKQASDAGTPPLEAHAPSAAGERIASRQAARTDDVAPPPDARPVEEDDFAWFDAAPPGDPVPVAELRVAETPVAELDWDALAARVADCTLCRLCEKRTNTVFGVGDREADWMLIGEAPGENEDKQGEPFVGQAGKLLDNMLQSLSLQRGNNVYIANVIKCRPPGNRNPEPDEVARCEPYLQRQVALVKPKLIVALGRFAAQTLLKTDASIASLRGRVHAYEGVPVIVTYHPAYLLRSLQDKSKAWADLCLARDTFRGAAIPGAVERSAQ; the protein is encoded by the coding sequence ATGGCATGGGCTGAAGCGGCGCTCGAGGAAATGGGCCTCGCGCAGATCTGGGTGCGGCGCGGGCTGCACGCGGCCGATGCGCCGGCCGCCGCCGCGCAGGAGGCCGTGACGAAAGCGCCCGAGGCGGCTCCGGTGGGTCAGGCAGGCGAGGGTGGTGCGGCGCGCGCAGGCGCCATTGCATCGGAGCCGGCGGCATCCGTGGCCGTCACGCCGGCGGTCGATGCGCCGACGCGCCCGCTGCCGGCATCCGCGCGGGCGGATGCACCGAAGCAAGCGTCCGACGCCGGCACGCCGCCGCTTGAAGCACATGCCCCGTCCGCCGCGGGCGAGCGCATCGCATCCCGCCAGGCCGCGCGCACGGACGATGTTGCGCCGCCGCCCGATGCGCGGCCGGTCGAAGAAGACGATTTCGCCTGGTTCGATGCAGCGCCGCCGGGCGATCCCGTGCCGGTCGCCGAGCTGCGCGTGGCCGAGACGCCGGTCGCCGAACTCGACTGGGACGCGCTGGCTGCGCGCGTGGCCGACTGCACGCTCTGCCGGCTGTGCGAGAAGCGGACCAACACCGTGTTCGGGGTCGGCGACCGCGAAGCGGACTGGATGCTGATCGGCGAAGCGCCGGGTGAGAACGAGGACAAGCAGGGCGAGCCGTTCGTCGGCCAGGCCGGCAAGCTGCTCGACAACATGCTGCAGTCGCTGTCGCTCCAGCGCGGCAACAACGTGTATATCGCGAACGTGATCAAATGCCGGCCGCCCGGCAATCGCAACCCGGAGCCGGACGAGGTCGCGCGCTGCGAGCCTTATCTGCAGCGCCAGGTCGCGCTGGTGAAGCCGAAGCTGATCGTCGCGCTCGGCCGTTTCGCCGCGCAGACCCTGCTGAAGACGGACGCGAGCATCGCGTCGCTGCGCGGCCGCGTGCATGCGTACGAGGGCGTGCCGGTAATCGTGACCTACCACCCGGCGTACCTGTTGCGCAGCCTGCAGGACAAGTCGAAGGCATGGGCCGACCTGTGCCTCGCGCGCGATACCTTCCGTGGGGCGGCCATCCCCGGGGCAGTCGAGCGGTCCGCACAATGA
- the thiD gene encoding bifunctional hydroxymethylpyrimidine kinase/phosphomethylpyrimidine kinase, whose protein sequence is MTHPIPNILTIAGSDSGGGAGIQADLKTFSALGAYGASAITALTAQNTRGVTGVHAPDAAFVTAQLDAVFSDIRIDAVKIGMLANAAIVHAVADALRRYAPRFVVLDTVMISKSAHALLAPDAVDALRDALLPLATVVTPNLPEAAALLGDAPATTEDDMVRQGQALVAAGAHAVLMKGGHLPDASASPDWLVEAARTVRLDGARVPVSNTHGTGCTLSSAIAALLPQQPDLESAVREAKTYLTGAIAASGHLDVGHGVGPVHHFHRWW, encoded by the coding sequence ATGACGCACCCGATACCCAACATCCTGACCATCGCCGGCTCCGATTCGGGCGGCGGTGCAGGCATCCAGGCCGACCTGAAGACGTTCTCCGCGCTGGGCGCCTACGGCGCCAGCGCGATCACCGCGCTGACCGCCCAGAACACCCGCGGCGTAACGGGCGTGCATGCGCCCGACGCGGCGTTCGTGACCGCACAGCTCGACGCGGTGTTCAGTGACATCCGCATCGACGCGGTCAAGATCGGGATGCTCGCGAATGCGGCGATCGTGCACGCGGTCGCCGACGCGCTGCGGCGTTATGCGCCACGCTTCGTCGTACTCGACACGGTGATGATCTCGAAGAGCGCGCACGCGCTGCTCGCCCCCGATGCCGTCGACGCGTTGCGCGATGCGCTGCTGCCGCTCGCGACGGTCGTGACGCCGAACCTGCCCGAAGCAGCCGCGCTGCTCGGCGACGCGCCGGCGACGACCGAAGACGACATGGTCCGGCAGGGCCAGGCGCTCGTTGCGGCAGGCGCGCACGCGGTGCTGATGAAAGGCGGCCACCTGCCGGACGCGTCCGCGAGCCCCGACTGGCTCGTCGAAGCGGCGCGCACCGTGCGGCTCGACGGTGCGCGCGTACCGGTCAGCAACACGCACGGCACCGGCTGCACGCTGTCGTCGGCGATCGCCGCGCTGCTGCCGCAACAGCCCGACCTCGAAAGCGCGGTGCGCGAAGCCAAGACCTACCTGACCGGCGCGATCGCCGCGAGCGGCCACCTCGACGTCGGCCACGGCGTCGGCCCGGTCCATCACTTCCATCGCTGGTGGTAA
- the lplT gene encoding lysophospholipid transporter LplT codes for MKKGFYTIMAAQFFSSLADNALLIAAIALLKDLHAPNWMTPLLKLFFVLSYVVLAAYVGAFADSRPKGRVMFITNSIKVVGCMIMLFGAHPLIAYGIVGFGAAAYSPAKYGILTELLPADRLVAANGWIEGTTVSSIILGTVLGGALISPHIASHVIAHTPDWIGTPAEAAMAIIMAIYVVAALFNLRIPDTGARYPKQERGPVKLLTDFADCFMVLWRDKLGQISLAVTTLFWGAGATLQFIVLKWAEVSLGMSLSEGAILQAVVAVGVAAGAIAAAARIPLKKSLTVLPVGIVMGIAVMLMAFYTRDLFPPHWAVHFGHLRMPVYLIIAYIFLMCVGALSGYFVVPMNALLQHRGHVLLSAGHSIAVQNFNENLSVLVMLCLYAVLVWLDVPVGVVIVLFGTFVCLTMWLVMRRHQANQRQFDSVALIGEAKH; via the coding sequence ATGAAAAAAGGTTTTTACACCATCATGGCCGCGCAGTTTTTCTCGTCGCTGGCCGACAATGCGCTCCTCATCGCCGCCATCGCCCTGCTGAAAGACCTTCACGCCCCCAACTGGATGACACCGCTGTTGAAGCTGTTCTTCGTGTTGTCCTACGTGGTGCTGGCGGCCTATGTCGGTGCGTTCGCGGATTCGCGCCCGAAGGGCCGCGTGATGTTCATCACCAACTCGATCAAGGTGGTCGGCTGCATGATCATGCTGTTCGGCGCCCACCCGCTGATCGCATACGGGATCGTCGGCTTCGGCGCGGCAGCCTACTCGCCCGCGAAATACGGCATTCTCACCGAGCTGCTGCCGGCCGACCGGCTGGTCGCCGCCAACGGCTGGATCGAAGGCACGACCGTCAGCTCGATCATCCTCGGCACCGTGCTCGGCGGTGCGCTGATCAGCCCGCACATCGCGTCGCACGTGATCGCGCATACCCCCGACTGGATCGGCACGCCCGCCGAAGCGGCGATGGCGATCATCATGGCGATCTACGTGGTCGCCGCGCTGTTCAACCTGCGCATTCCCGATACGGGCGCCCGCTACCCGAAGCAGGAACGCGGCCCGGTCAAGCTCCTCACCGATTTCGCCGACTGCTTCATGGTGCTGTGGCGCGACAAGCTCGGCCAGATCTCGCTGGCGGTCACGACGCTGTTCTGGGGCGCGGGTGCGACGCTGCAGTTCATCGTGCTGAAGTGGGCTGAAGTCTCGCTCGGCATGTCGCTGTCGGAGGGCGCGATCCTCCAGGCCGTGGTCGCGGTCGGCGTCGCGGCCGGCGCAATCGCCGCCGCGGCCCGGATCCCGTTGAAGAAGTCGCTGACCGTGCTGCCCGTCGGCATCGTCATGGGCATCGCGGTGATGCTGATGGCGTTCTACACGCGCGACCTGTTCCCGCCGCACTGGGCCGTGCATTTCGGCCACCTGCGCATGCCCGTGTACCTGATCATCGCGTACATCTTCCTGATGTGCGTCGGCGCGCTGTCGGGCTACTTCGTCGTTCCGATGAACGCGCTGCTGCAGCATCGCGGCCACGTGCTCCTGTCGGCCGGCCACTCGATCGCGGTGCAGAACTTCAACGAGAACCTGTCGGTGCTCGTGATGCTGTGCCTGTATGCGGTGCTCGTGTGGCTCGACGTGCCGGTCGGCGTCGTGATCGTACTGTTCGGCACGTTCGTCTGCCTGACGATGTGGCTCGTGATGCGCCGCCACCAGGCGAACCAGCGCCAGTTCGACTCGGTCGCGCTGATCGGCGAGGCGAAGCACTGA
- a CDS encoding glutathione peroxidase: MSTLYSFSAETLAGAPASLDAYRGKVLLIVNTASECGFTPQYAGLQKLYDQYAARGFYVLGFPCNQFGKQEPGDAAQIGAFCERNYGVTFPMFAKIDVKGDHAHPLYRYLTDEAPGILGLKAIKWNFTKFLIDREGRIVKRYAPSTKPDEIAADIDKLL, encoded by the coding sequence ATGTCCACCCTGTATTCGTTCAGCGCAGAGACGCTTGCCGGCGCGCCGGCCTCGCTCGACGCGTATCGCGGCAAGGTGCTGCTTATCGTCAACACTGCGAGCGAGTGTGGATTCACGCCGCAGTACGCGGGCCTGCAGAAGCTGTACGACCAGTACGCGGCGCGCGGCTTCTATGTGCTCGGCTTCCCGTGCAACCAGTTCGGCAAGCAGGAGCCCGGCGACGCCGCGCAGATCGGCGCATTCTGCGAGCGCAACTACGGCGTCACGTTCCCGATGTTCGCGAAGATCGACGTGAAGGGCGACCATGCGCATCCGCTGTACCGCTACCTGACCGACGAGGCGCCCGGCATTCTCGGCCTCAAGGCGATCAAGTGGAATTTCACGAAATTCCTGATCGATCGCGAAGGGCGCATCGTCAAGCGTTATGCGCCGTCCACCAAGCCGGACGAGATCGCCGCGGATATCGACAAGCTGCTGTGA
- the tsaB gene encoding tRNA (adenosine(37)-N6)-threonylcarbamoyltransferase complex dimerization subunit type 1 TsaB: protein MSPMTQTVLLAIDTSTEYCSVALLRSAQADDAVSIPQTWVRHELTGAVSSTRVLPAIQALFAESGLTLADCDAIAFGAGPGSFTGLRTATGITQGLAFGRGLPVVPIGTLLACAEHARLRAPGTTRVLAALDARMDEAYWADFAWDESAGDWLTLHPATLDAPGAVGVPDTPFTLAGNAAAAFGARLPAAAHAAVIDGDAMPHALAVAHAALRAFRAGRAVPADQAAPEYVRDKVAQTTAERLAARAAQPGGARE from the coding sequence ATGTCGCCCATGACGCAAACAGTGCTCCTCGCCATCGATACGTCGACCGAATACTGCTCGGTCGCGCTGCTGCGCTCGGCCCAGGCCGATGACGCCGTTTCCATCCCGCAAACCTGGGTTCGCCACGAACTGACGGGCGCCGTGTCGAGCACGCGCGTGCTGCCGGCAATCCAGGCACTCTTCGCCGAATCGGGGCTGACGCTCGCCGATTGCGACGCGATCGCGTTCGGCGCGGGCCCCGGCTCGTTCACGGGCCTGCGCACCGCGACGGGCATCACCCAGGGGCTCGCGTTCGGGCGCGGGCTGCCGGTCGTGCCGATCGGCACGCTGCTCGCGTGTGCCGAGCACGCGCGGCTGCGTGCGCCCGGCACGACCCGCGTCCTCGCCGCGCTGGATGCGCGGATGGACGAAGCCTACTGGGCGGACTTCGCGTGGGACGAAAGCGCCGGCGACTGGCTTACGCTGCATCCGGCTACGCTCGACGCGCCGGGCGCGGTCGGCGTGCCCGATACGCCGTTCACGCTCGCGGGCAACGCGGCCGCCGCGTTCGGTGCCCGGTTGCCGGCCGCGGCGCACGCGGCCGTGATCGACGGCGACGCGATGCCGCACGCGCTGGCGGTCGCCCATGCCGCGCTGCGCGCGTTCCGTGCCGGCCGTGCGGTGCCGGCCGACCAGGCCGCACCGGAGTACGTGCGCGACAAGGTGGCACAGACGACCGCCGAACGGCTGGCGGCGCGCGCGGCTCAACCGGGCGGAGCGCGGGAATGA